CGAATGCTTAAATGTCGAATGTCGAAGTCGAAATGCATCTTTGAACGACTAATGGCCAAGTACCCATCATTCCACATTCGAGCTTCGACATTCGGATTTGATTCGTCATTCGGATTTCGACCTTCGTCATTCCTAAAGGTCGTCTTCCACGCTTAATCTCACGTTCTTCAATCCGACGTCCGCGGCGGCGTCGAAGGCCTTTACGGCCGCGCCGTGGCTGGCGTCGGCGTGGCCGACGACTAACAAGCCGCTCGGCGGGTGATCGCTGGCGCGGGCTTCGCGGAGTTTCGAGCGGAGCTCCTGTTCGCTGTACACTTCCTGATCGTCGACCAGCATCCGGTCGTCCGGCTCGATGCGGACGACGACGTAGTCGGCGTTGCTTTCGTAGTCCGAGAGGTTGCGCAGCTCGCCCTGCGCGCTCTTGCTCGCTTCCGGAGACGGTAGCTCAATCGACGACTGCAACGACTGGATCGAGGTCACCAGAAAGAAGATCAGCAGAAAGAACACCACGTCAACCATGGCGGTCATGT
The window above is part of the Planctomycetia bacterium genome. Proteins encoded here:
- a CDS encoding biopolymer transporter ExbD, producing the protein MAIRFPCPTCGKSLRADATEAGRRGLCKRCGSTFTVPSATLHVKGQEQTSLTSLIKPRPIHVEDLIDMTAMVDVVFFLLIFFLVTSIQSLQSSIELPSPEASKSAQGELRNLSDYESNADYVVVRIEPDDRMLVDDQEVYSEQELRSKLREARASDHPPSGLLVVGHADASHGAAVKAFDAAADVGLKNVRLSVEDDL